The Marivirga salinae DNA window TTGTGAATGTAAGTTGGCTAAAAATGAATGCCTATAAAATAGATTTCGGTGTCGGAACTATTGCTATTGGCTTTCTTCTAGTCTTGGCTGTAGTGGCACTGACTATTGGAAGTCAGGTTTACAAAGCCTTAAAAATCAATCCAGTGGAGTCATTAAGAAGTGAATAAACCAAATTTTTGAAATCATGCTAAAAAACTATATAAAAATCGCTTTTAGAAACTTATTAAAATATAAGCTTTATTCAACAATTAATCTCATAGGTCTTTCAGTAGGCTTAGGGATTAGCATTCTGATATTCTTATTTGTTCAGCATGAAAATTCCTTTGATGATTTCCATGCGAAGAAAGATAGAATCGTGCGTGGTCTATGGGAATCAGGAGATACAGGAAACGTGGCTATTACTGCAAGTACACCTATGGCCTTTCCCACCACTATAAAAGACAAATTCGATGGTGTAGAAAAAGCATCGCATTATGTGAATACTGGGGCTTTAACGAAGACTGAGGGAGGACAAAGCATTGACCAACCACTCCATGTTGTGAGTGCTGATTTTCTGGATATTTTTACTTTCGAAGTATTGCATGGAGAACAGAATCCTTTCTTAAATGAAGAAGATGCAGCTCAAATTGTAATCACGGAGAAAGTTGCAGAAAGCTATTTTGGTACTACAGATGTTGTTGGAAAAACACTGCTTATTCAACTAGGATTAGCTTATCAGCCTTTTGCAGTAAAATCGGTATTGGCAAACCCTCCGTCCAATTCAAGCCTTGATTTCGAAATTTTATTGCCGGAAGCAACTTTAAAAACAATTATAGGCGAAGATTACCGGGATAGATGGCATAATACCTATGGTGGAAGTTTTGTTCTACTGGCTGAGGGAAGCACTATTTCTGATTTGGAAGCTGGCTTTGCATCTCTGGTTAGTGAAATAGTGGAAAGAGATGAGGAAGAAGATGTTTATAATTTGCTTTTGCAACCCCTTGAAGAAATTCATCTCGACAGCAGTATTGAAACCAGTACTGTAGTGGCCACAAATCCCAAGCTGTTGTGGATTCTATCGGGTATTGCCATGCTGATTCTATTGATTGCCTGTATTAATTTTACCACTTTATCGATCGGCAGGTCAGCAACTAGAGCTAAGGAAGTAGGCGTTCGAAAAACCATGGGTGCTGCCTATAAACAGCTTTTCGGTCAATTTATGACGGAATCTATGCTAATGACTTTTGCGGCTGCCATAGTGGGTATTGTGCTAGCGAATCTATTTCTGCCTGTTTTTAATAATCTTTTTGAGAAATCATTAGAGATAATTTTTAGTCCGGTTCAGTTGGCTATTATTCTGGCTTTGCTCATTTTAATTACCTTCATAGCAGGAGCATATCCGGCTTTGTTTCTTTCACAATTGCGTCCTATTGCAGTGCTGAAGAGTAGTTTAAACCTTAATTTTGGTAAGCAAGGGTTGCGAAAATTCCTGTTAGGATTTCAGCTTTTTCTGTCACTTTTTTTATTGGCGTGTACGCTCATAATGTACAGGCAAATGAAGGAAATCAACCAATATAGTTTGGGCTTTACCAAAGACAATGTTCTAATGGTGGAAGTACCTGCTGTTCCTGATCAAGACATATTTAAAGTTATTGAGAACAGTTTCAAAAAAGCAGATCGGTATAAAAAGGTGATTCAGCAAAATGCTCAAATTGAAAGCGCAGCCATTGCGAATGCAACTTATGGAAACGAGACCTGGTGGGAAGGTGGTTTTCCTGACAAAACAGGTGCTATGAAGTATTTCAAATTCAGTTTTGTAGGAGCTGAATATGCGGATATTCTTGATTTGGAATTTGTAGCAGGAAGAAATTTTTCAGCAGATATTCCTTCAGATAGTGGTGCAGTCATTATTAATGAGGCTTTTGCCCAACTGATGAAAATGGAAAACCCACTTCAGGAGCAAATCCATTCTGCCAAGGGAGAAGGATTTAAAAACAATAGGATTATTGGTGTGATGAAGGATTTTCACCATGCGGCACTGTATGATAAAATAGAACCGGTGATGATTGCATTAAATCCTCAAGCTGTTTTCTCAGGCATCAATTCACTCAGTATTTCAGGAGGGACAAATCCTACGGTTTACATAAAAGCGGCTTCTAATGATTTTCAGGCTGTCTTATCAACGCTGAAGAGCGAATGGGTGAAGCTATATCCTGAGGAACCATTTAATTTCTCATTTTTAGATGAGGTAGTACAAAGACAGTATTTGGCCGATCAACAGCTAGGGAAGATGGTGGGCATCGCTTCTTTGATTGCTATTTTCATTGCTGCAATGGGCTTATTTGCGCTGGCTTCACTTTCAATTACGGGTCGAATGAAAGAAATAGGGATCCGAAAAGTGATGGGAGCTTCGGCTTATAATATTTCCTTAATGTTTAACAAAGAATTTCTCAAAATCACGCTCTTAGGAATTGTGTTGGCCATGCCAGTCAGTTATTGGTTAATGAGCAAATGGCTAGATCAGTTTGAGATGCAATCCACACCGAGTATAGGAGTATTTCTTATTACCATTGCCCTTGGAATTGCTTTTACGGTAATTATAGTCTCATTTCAGACGATAAAAGCGGGTCTGATGAACCCGGTGAAGAGCTTGAAAGAGGAGTAATAAAAATTAATGTAGTCGCTACTTAAAGAATAGGAAGATGTTAAAAAACTATCTAAAAATCGCCTGGAGAAACCTTATGAAAAATAAGCTGTACTCCATTATTAATATTACTGGTTTATCAGTGGGGGTAGCCTGTAGTTTGCTCATATTTTTGTATGTTTCAAATGAGCTTTCTTATGATGAATTTCATGAAAACACAATTTATAGAGCGACTAGAGATTTAAGAATTGGTGACAATGAAGTCAGTTTTCCCTTTACACCAGCTCCTTTATCGGGTGTTTTGAATAATGAAATACCAGAGGTAAATCAGGCGGTAAGAATTAGAACGGTAGGCTCTTATCTAGTGAAGCGTACAGATTCTGATGAATCCTTTAAAAAAGAGGGATTGATGTTTGCAGATTCCGGATTTTTTAAGGTTTTTAGTTTCCCACTTTTGGAGGGTAATCCAGAACGTCAGTTTAAAGAACCTAATACCATTGCGATAAGTAATCAAATGGCCAAAAAGTACTTCCCTAATCAAAGTGCCATCAATAAGTCATTGGTATTAGACGGAGAAGATACCTACAAGATTACAGGAGTTTTTGAAGACATTCCTACTAATTCTCATTTTCAAGCTAATTTTTTAATGTCAATGGCCAATCTTAGCAGGGCAGAAAACACTTCCTTTACAAGCAATAATTTTTACACCTATTTTACTGTAGATGATAAGGTTGATCCTAAGGTGTTACAGACAAAGATTAATGAGGCGGTAAATGTGTATTTAGAACCTCAAATCATGAAATTTATGGGGAAAAGCTTGAAAGAGCTTGAAGCCTTAGGGAACTATTATGTGATTGAAATTCAATCTCTAAAAGATATTTATTTGAATTCTGATTTTACGGTTGACATTGGGCTGATGGGTAACAAAGACTACATTTATCTATTTTCCGCCATCGCTATTTTTATCATCATTTTAGCATGCATTAATTTCATGAATTTATCTACGGCTCGCTCAGCCAATCGCTCCAAGGAAGTTGGCGTAAGGAAAGCGCTAGGTTCTAAAAAATCGAATTTAATTAAACAGTTTTTGGTGGAATCAATCCTGGTGAGTTTAATATCAATTATTGCAGGGATTCTACTAGTGATCATAGTATTGCCGATGTTCAATAATATTACGGGCAAGGTTTTAATAATGCCTGATTACAACTTCACTTTTATTTTGAGTGTAGTTATAGCAGCCATTTTTGTGGGAATACTGGCCGGAATTTATCCAGCCTTTTATCTAAGCTCCTTTAAACCTGTAGAAACATTAAAAGGAAAAGCTTCTTTAGGAACTGGTAATTCATTTATTAGAAGTGGCCTAGTGGTATTTCAATTTTTCATAAGTATTCTTTTGATAATTGGAACCATCGCGATATATCAACAAATAAACTTTATTCAAAATAAGGAACTGGGTTTTAAAAAAGATCGAGTCTTACTGGTAAATGATGCTTATATGCTTAATGAGCAACGGCAGGCGTTTAAGGAAGAAGTCCGAAAAATTCCAGATGTTAGCCAGGCTTCTTACAGTGGTTTTTTACCCGTGAGTGGTTATAACCGAAGTGATAATACTTTCTGGCGTGAAGGGGAACAGCCAACTGAAGATAATCTGGTTAGTACACAAATTTGGTCCGTTGATCATGATTATTTGGAAACCTATCAAATGGAATTAGTATGGGGACGTAATTTCAAGCCAAATCTTGCATCCGATTCCTCCGCTTTGATTATTAATGAAGCAGCTTTTCGAGCTTTTGGTTTCACAGATATGAATGGAGATAATTACATCCAAACCAATGCATTTGATCAAGAAACTGGCGAGTTTTCAAGTAAAACATTTAATAAATATAAAGTGCTAGGAGTCGTAAAGGATTTTCATTACGAATCCTTAAAAAATGATATTGGACCATTAGCTTTCCAATTAAATGACAACAGTAGTGTACTAGCTGTTCAACTGAAAACTGATAATATTCAATCTTCCATACAAGCCATTGAAGGATTGTGGAAGCAGTTTGCCTCAAGCTTACCATTTAATTATAATTTTCTAGATACGGAGTTTGATAACATGTATAATTCCGAAATACGACTAAGCAAAATCTTTTCTGTTTTTGCAGGTCTTGCTATTATGATTGGTTGCCTGGGATTGTTCGCGTTAGCCTCTTTTATGGCAGAGCAAAGAACAAAAGAAATAGGCATAAGAAAGGTGCTAGGTGCCAGCGTAAGTGGTATTGTTCTAATGCTTTCAAAGCAATTCTCCAAGCTGGTTTTGATAGCATTTCTTATTGCGGTACCGCTAGCATGGTGGGGCATTTCAAGCTGGCTGGAAAGTTATCAATACAGAATTTCTATTGGGTGGGAGTTATTTGCTCTATCTGGAATAGCTGCATTTATTATAGCGTGGATAACGGTTGCTTATCATTCCATTAAAGTAGCGGTTAGTAATCCGGTGAATTCCTTAAAGAATGAATAACCCTTAATATAAATCATTATGCTTCTAAACTACATCAAAATCTTTTTCAGACAACTTTTTAAAAATAAAGCCTATTCATTAATCAATATTGGAGGCTTGTCGATAGGTATAGCAGCGGTCTTACTTATTATGTCATATGTGCAATTTGAGCAAAGTTATGATACTGATTTATCGGATGCTGACCAGATTTATAGATTAAATCTCAGTTCTACATCTGGGGATCAGATAAGTGAACATAGTGCTAGAACTGCCCCAGCCATGGGACAATTGGCTTTGGATGAAGTCCCAGCTGTAGAAGCTTTTAGCCGTGTTGTGATTATGGGTGAAGTAATAGCAGGTCTGGATGAGGAATTTATTCGAGAGGAACATATTTTCCTGACAGATGCTCAATACTTTGAATTTTTTGATCTCAATATAAAGCAAGGTGATTTGGATAAAATGAATTCACCTTTAAAAGCAATGCTTTCAGAGGCTACAGCTCTGAATATATATGGCAAGGATGATCCTACCGGAAAAGTATTGGAAATTAACAGTACTAATTTTGATGGAACGGTGGAGTTTGAAGTTGCAGGAGTTTTTGAATCTACTCCAATGAATAGACATTTAAGACCCCAGATTCTTATTTCTTATGCTACGCTACATCATTTTATAGGGAAGCAAGTGGATCAGTCTTTTGATTGGCAAAATATGTACACTTATTTGAAGGTGAATGAAAATGCCAATATAATTGAAGCGCAATTGCAATTAAATAATGCTTTGCAAACTCGTCATGGAGAAGCATTAAAAGCAGCAGATAGCGAATGGGAGCTAGATTTACAATCCGTAGAACAAATCCATACTACCACTCAATATGTCGGAGAGTATAATACTGGAATAGACGGAAGTAAACTGAAATATTTTATTTGGATTGCTGCTTTTGTCTTATTGATGGTTTACCTCAATAGCATTAACATTACCAATGCAAGAGCGCTTAATCGAGCAAAAGAAATTGGAGTAAGAAAAGTATCAGGTGGCAATAAAAATCAGCTTTTTATCCAGTTTATGCTTGAATCTTTATTCATAAATTTAATTGCAGTTTCAATTGCTGCGGTTATAATTGCAATATCAGGTAATTTCATTGTGGAAGGGTTGAATTTGAATTTACCTGAATCCACTTTTACATTTAACCAGCTTTATCCAGCTTTATTTTTCTTATGGATATTCGGGACTTTGATTTCTGGTATATATCCAGCCACAGTATTAACTTCCTTTTCTCCATCTGTTGTATTAAAAGGAAGGCTCACTATTAAATTAAAAAATACTTTTGCAAGACCTCTTTTAGTATCTCAATTGGTATTCTGTCTAGTGATTCTTTCGGGAATACTCACAGTTTACTATCAGCTCAATCATATGCGAGAGCAGGAGTTAGGGATTACATTGAACGATAAATTGGTAGTTCGTTCACCTATGCTTTTTGTAGAAGGTAGCGGTAATTATCAAGAACAAATGAATAATGCATTAACCAAAATTCAAGGTATAAAATCAGTGGCTGCTGCTAATGAAATTCCGGGCAATGAAGTGTATTGGCGAACTGATAATGTGCATCTTGAAGGGGGAGATAAAAGTGGCGCCATGTATAGCATATTGAATGTTGGCCAAAATTATTTTGAAACCTTTAAAATACAATTAAAAGCGGGTAGGTATTTCAATAGTACGCTAGAAAGCGGAAGTGAAGCTATTATCAATGAAAAAGCAATGGCTAATCTGGGGATTGATAAACCAGAGAATGCAATTGGTGAGCAGCTTTTCAGTAATGGAAATGCAGTATCTATTGTAGGTGTAATCGATAACTACAGGCAGCAAGGGGTTAATAATCAAATAAGTCCAATGGTTTTAAACTACTCATCTGGTGATTTGAACTATTACATTTTGGATTATAATCAAGCTGAAGTTGAGAAGATACTACCTCAAGTAGCCGCTTCATTCAATAAGCTATTTCCTACCTCACCTTTTGAATACTATTTTCTTGATGAACATTTTGATAAACAGTATAAAAGTGAGCTACAATTTGTCAAATTATTCAGTATTGCTGCCATTATAGCCATAATAGTAGCTGTAATGGGAATAGTGGGAGTTACCACTCAATTGATCATCCAAAGAAATAAAGAAATCAGTATCCGTAAAATTATGGGTGCCTCGTTTACAGACGTTTTAGCTCTGGTTTCTCGTGAATATCTTGTTTGGCTAAGTATCTGTTTTACTGTGGGTATTCCTTTATCCTATTATTTATTTTCTAACTGGCTGGATAATTTCTTAATCAGAATAGAGCTTGGCTGGTGGTTTTTCGCTATTCCAGTATTATTAATAACCATCATATTTATTGGTTCTACATTATTTCAAACTATTAAAGCTGCATGGGTAAATCCTGCAGAGACTTTGAAAAATGAGTAAAAATTTAATTTAAATCATCATGCTTCTAAACTACCTTAAAATCGCCCTGCGTAATATCAAGCGCCACAGCCTGCGCTCTTTTATTCATGTGATAGGCTTATCCATTGGAATTGCGGCTTGTTTTGTCATCTATAATTTAGTGAGGTATGAGTATAGCTTTGACCAATTTCATCCTGAAAAGGAGAAAATTCATAGGATTATGAGTGTTACGGGCAATGCAGAGGAGCAATGGCCTAATTCCGGTACGCATTTCCCTTTGGCAGAAGCGGTTAGAAATGAATTGCCTTTAGCGACTGAAGTGAACCATTTCTATACGTCTAATTCAGTAATGATAAGCTCTGCAGATGGAGAAAAGAATTTTGGTAGACAGAGCGGGGTTATTTATGCAGATTCCTCCTATTTTCAGATGTTTCCTTATCAATGGTTGAGTGGTAATAGAATCAATGCTTTAAAAAACATGAATTCTATTGTACTTACTGAAAAAGCGATGCAGAAATATTTTGGGGATATTTCACCAAATAAGGCTATGGGTAGGGAGCTCATGGTGGCCGATTCAATTCCATTGAAAGTAACAGGGGTGGTGGCTGATTTTAAAGAAAATAGCGATTTTACTTTTACAGAATTTATTTCCATGGCCACTATTTTAAATAAGGAAAGTTTTCGAAATGAATTTCATGTTGACAATTGGGAAAATGTCACCTCTTCCTCTCAATTATTTATTAAGATCGATCCCAATGACTTTCATGAAGCAGAAAAAACACTTTTGGCCATTAGAGATAAATATATTGAACAGGAAGATGATTGGAAGACAGACTTTACTTTAGAGCCATTAAATGAACTTCATTTTAGCCAGCCTTATAGTACAAAGGCAGCTGATAAAAAGGTGATTAACGGACTTATAGCTATTGGTTTTTTTATTCTTTTCATTGCCTGTGTCAATTTCATTAATTTGGAAACAGCTCAAGCCAAATTAAGAGCGAAAGAGGTAGGCGTAAGAAAATCATTAGGTAGCAGTAGGAAGCAATTGATAGCACAATTTCTTAGCGAAACTTTTTTAATCATAATTTGCGCCATTATTATTGCCTTATTTTTAAGCGAACTGGGTATAGCTTATTTCAAAGATCTTTTGCCGGCTAACTTAAGCTTTGATTATTGGTCAGTCAATAATGTGGTTTTTCTGTCATTGCTTTCCATTGTGATATTGCTGCTTTCCGGCTTTTATCCTGCTTTACTTTTGTCTGGCTATTCTCCTGTAAAGGCATTAAAAGGTGACCGCACATTTAAAAAAGGCTTTGATTTCCAATATTTCCTTAGAAAAAATCTGACCGTGCTGCAGTTTACTTTGTCCATTGCCTTTATCATAATTGTGATGGCCGTAAGTGGGCAAATTGATTATTTGTTGAAAAAAGATGTGGGTTTTAATAAAGAGGCTGTGATGTACACCTTCACAGCTTTCGATTTTGATGATCAAAGGAATCAGGTATTGAAAGAAGAACTAAAAAAGTATTCTTTTATTCAGGATGTGAGTTTGAGCAGCGAAATGCTTATTTCCCAAGGGCTATGGACTACTTCCATAAGTTTGGCTGAAGACACAAGTGATTTTGAATTGGGTATTCAGATAAAAAAAGCGGATACATCCTATATAAATTTATATGATGTGCCGCTTATAGCAGGAAGAAACTACAGAATTGATTCAGATGAAACCTTAATCAATGAAATGGCTGCAAGCAAATTGGGATTTGAAAATCCTGAGGAGGCTATTGGTGAGCGAATAGATTATAATAATGAAGAACTGATTATAGTTGGAATATTTAAAGATGTTCATACACAATCCATGTACAGTGCCATCAGACCTATGATGATCAAAACTGACAATAATGGCTTATTTACGACCAATATAAAATTGAAACCTAATATTGATTTGGTAACCGCCAAAGAGCAAATGCAGGCAAGTTATCGCTCGATTTATCCTAATGAAAACCATGAGTTTAAATTTTTGGATAAAACAGTTGAGAACTTTTACCAATCAGAATTAAGGATGAAACGAGTGTTGGGATTTGCCACTGTTGTAGCAATTTTGATCAGTTGTTTAGGGCTATTTGGCTTGTCTTCTTTCACCATAGCGCAAAGGACGAAAGAGATCAGCATCCGAAAAGTGTTGGGAGCTTCTTTATCCAATATTTTAATTTTAATCACCAAAGAATACGCATTTCTGATAGCGATTGCCTTTGTATTGTCTATCTATCCAGCCTGGTATTTTTTGAATAACTGGCTAAGTAATTTTCAATACCGCATGGAATTATCCGCATTGACTTTTATAGTGGCGGGCATAATTGCTTTTGTTTTAAGCTTATTAATTGTAGGGCTACATTCTTTAAAAGCAGCGAATAGCAATCCTGCTGAGGTGTTGAAGGATGAGTGATTTGGCTTAATAACTTTTCCAAAGTTCAGGGCATTGGAAAAGGTATTATTATTAGCGGTTTTGCCATGACCTTCATAAGAAGATAATTTACCACTTAAATCCACACCCCCCTTCGCCCCCCTCAAGGGGGGAGTTCTCACGGAAATTACTTTCGGTATTTTAATTTGAAAAGGTTGTTTTCTAAAATAATCTGTTTTTAAAAAGTAATAAATAGTGATGAGTTTTAATTTTTTCTATTGAATTAAATCTGTGAGATTGTCCCCTTGAGGGGACTATAGGGGTGTTGCTTGAAAGATTTAAAGGTGTTAGCTGTAACAGAGGAAATCTAGTTATATAGTAAAAAAAGAAAGTAACTAGCTTCTTCTATCAAATCAACCGACCGCTGACGGACAAACCCACAACAATTACGAACATATAAATAACAAAAACCTTTTTGTAATCAATCTGAGGCTATTTTTTACAGTATGGCACTCCAATTGAATAAGAACTGCAAGACTATTTTTCAATTTAAACAAACAGAGCATGTTTAAACATAACCTTCTCATTATCTACCGCAATTTCAAGCGATTTAAAAGTACTTTTTTCATCAACCTTTTAGGGCTTTCAACCGGTATGGCTTGCGCTCTGCTTATTTTCCTGTGGGTAAATGATGAGCTTTCTATAGATAAATTTCATGAAAATGATGATCAGCTTTATCAAGTTTATTTACATCATGATGAAAAGGGAGAAACCCGTACTGCACCACCAGTTCCAGCACTTTTAGCGGATGTGTTGGAAGAGGAAGTTCCGGAAGTGCTCACAGCAGTAGAAGATACAGATACTAATGAGTTTGGGGATAGCTTTTCTTTAACCACTGGTGATGATAAAATGAAGGCTAGAGGAAAATTTTCTGGCGAAGGATATTTTCAGTTATTCTCTTTTACGTTTTTAAAGGGTAATGCTGAAACAGCATTGGCTGATAAAAAGGCATAGTTTTAACAGAATCTTTAGCTAACAGGATTTTCGGAACTACCGAGGTGATAGGTAAAAGCCTTGAATGGCAGATACTGAAATTCAAGGGACAAGCACAGGTTTCGGCTGTAATTCATGATTTACCTGATAACAGCACAGAATCCTTCGAGTTTGTACTTCCTTTTTCAGTATTTATTGATGATTTGATGGGACAGGAGCGTAACCATTGGGGCAATTATATAGCGCTTACTTATGTGCAATTGGCTGAAGGAACAGATGTATCACAACTGAATGAGAAATTAGCTCCACTGATAAAAAACAAAGTAGAATGGAGTAATGTCGAACCCTTTGTGAAGCAGTATTCAAGTAGGTATTTACATGGAAAATTTGAAAATGGACAGGAAGCAGGTGGGCGAATTACTTATGTACGTTTATTTGGGATCATAGCATTATTTGTTTTATCGATTGCCTGTATCAATTTTATGAATTTAAGCACTGCCCGAGCAGCCGGAAGATTAAAGGAAATAGGCGTAAAAAAGACTTTAGGAGCTAATAGAAAACAATTAATTATTCAACACCTTGGCGAGTCCGTTGCGATGACCATTCTTTCTTTACTAGTGGCTTATTTACTAGTATTGTTACTCTTGCCACAGTTTAATGCGATTACAGATAAGAATCTGAGTCTTCAACTAACTCCTAATTTATTGATAGCCACAGCAAGCATTACGCTTTTTACAGGACTGTTGGCAGGCAGCTATCCAGCACTTTATCTTTCCGGTTTTAAGCCGGTTAGCATTTTAAAAGGCAAACTGACTACCTCAACAGGTGAATTATGGACCAGGAAAGGCTTGGTAGTTTTTCAATTTGTTATTTCAATTGTGCTTTTAGTGTCCGTTTGGGTGGTTTATAAACAAATTGAATATGTACAGGACAAAAACCTTGGGTACGAAAGACAACAAGTTATCAAAATCCCAATAGAAGGGGAAGTAGCCAATCGTTTAGAGCTTTTTATTGAGCGCTTAAAAGCCGTTCCTGGAGTGGTGAATGCTTCAGCAACAACACACTCAATTGTGAAAAGTGGTGCTTCCACTACAGGAGTTACCTGGCAAGGAAAAGATCCCGATAGCAATATTTTATTTGAACAAGCCAGGGCATATTATGGCTTAATTGAGACTTTAGGCATTGAAATGAAAGAGGGGAGGAGCTTCTCTGAAAAATATGGAGCGGAGGAAAATAAGATTATATTTAATGAAGCGGCTATTAAGGTAATGGGTTTGGAAGATCCAATCGGCAAAACAGTTACCATGTGGGGCAAGGAAAAAGAAATCATTGGTGTCGTAAAAGATTTCCATTTTTCTTCCCTTCACGAGGAGGTTTCTCCCATGCTTTTTCATTTCGATATCAGTTTTATGCTGAGCATTTTTGCTAAAATTCAAGCCAATAGTACGGAGGAAACGCTCGCAGGAATTCAGGCACTTTATAAAGATTTTAACCCAGGATTTACCTTGAATTACGAGTTTCTGGATGCTAATTATCAGGCTCAATATCAAGCAGAACAAAA harbors:
- a CDS encoding FtsX-like permease family protein — protein: MLKNYIKIAFRNLLKYKLYSTINLIGLSVGLGISILIFLFVQHENSFDDFHAKKDRIVRGLWESGDTGNVAITASTPMAFPTTIKDKFDGVEKASHYVNTGALTKTEGGQSIDQPLHVVSADFLDIFTFEVLHGEQNPFLNEEDAAQIVITEKVAESYFGTTDVVGKTLLIQLGLAYQPFAVKSVLANPPSNSSLDFEILLPEATLKTIIGEDYRDRWHNTYGGSFVLLAEGSTISDLEAGFASLVSEIVERDEEEDVYNLLLQPLEEIHLDSSIETSTVVATNPKLLWILSGIAMLILLIACINFTTLSIGRSATRAKEVGVRKTMGAAYKQLFGQFMTESMLMTFAAAIVGIVLANLFLPVFNNLFEKSLEIIFSPVQLAIILALLILITFIAGAYPALFLSQLRPIAVLKSSLNLNFGKQGLRKFLLGFQLFLSLFLLACTLIMYRQMKEINQYSLGFTKDNVLMVEVPAVPDQDIFKVIENSFKKADRYKKVIQQNAQIESAAIANATYGNETWWEGGFPDKTGAMKYFKFSFVGAEYADILDLEFVAGRNFSADIPSDSGAVIINEAFAQLMKMENPLQEQIHSAKGEGFKNNRIIGVMKDFHHAALYDKIEPVMIALNPQAVFSGINSLSISGGTNPTVYIKAASNDFQAVLSTLKSEWVKLYPEEPFNFSFLDEVVQRQYLADQQLGKMVGIASLIAIFIAAMGLFALASLSITGRMKEIGIRKVMGASAYNISLMFNKEFLKITLLGIVLAMPVSYWLMSKWLDQFEMQSTPSIGVFLITIALGIAFTVIIVSFQTIKAGLMNPVKSLKEE
- a CDS encoding ABC transporter permease, with the translated sequence MKNKLYSIINITGLSVGVACSLLIFLYVSNELSYDEFHENTIYRATRDLRIGDNEVSFPFTPAPLSGVLNNEIPEVNQAVRIRTVGSYLVKRTDSDESFKKEGLMFADSGFFKVFSFPLLEGNPERQFKEPNTIAISNQMAKKYFPNQSAINKSLVLDGEDTYKITGVFEDIPTNSHFQANFLMSMANLSRAENTSFTSNNFYTYFTVDDKVDPKVLQTKINEAVNVYLEPQIMKFMGKSLKELEALGNYYVIEIQSLKDIYLNSDFTVDIGLMGNKDYIYLFSAIAIFIIILACINFMNLSTARSANRSKEVGVRKALGSKKSNLIKQFLVESILVSLISIIAGILLVIIVLPMFNNITGKVLIMPDYNFTFILSVVIAAIFVGILAGIYPAFYLSSFKPVETLKGKASLGTGNSFIRSGLVVFQFFISILLIIGTIAIYQQINFIQNKELGFKKDRVLLVNDAYMLNEQRQAFKEEVRKIPDVSQASYSGFLPVSGYNRSDNTFWREGEQPTEDNLVSTQIWSVDHDYLETYQMELVWGRNFKPNLASDSSALIINEAAFRAFGFTDMNGDNYIQTNAFDQETGEFSSKTFNKYKVLGVVKDFHYESLKNDIGPLAFQLNDNSSVLAVQLKTDNIQSSIQAIEGLWKQFASSLPFNYNFLDTEFDNMYNSEIRLSKIFSVFAGLAIMIGCLGLFALASFMAEQRTKEIGIRKVLGASVSGIVLMLSKQFSKLVLIAFLIAVPLAWWGISSWLESYQYRISIGWELFALSGIAAFIIAWITVAYHSIKVAVSNPVNSLKNE
- a CDS encoding ABC transporter permease translates to MLLNYIKIFFRQLFKNKAYSLINIGGLSIGIAAVLLIMSYVQFEQSYDTDLSDADQIYRLNLSSTSGDQISEHSARTAPAMGQLALDEVPAVEAFSRVVIMGEVIAGLDEEFIREEHIFLTDAQYFEFFDLNIKQGDLDKMNSPLKAMLSEATALNIYGKDDPTGKVLEINSTNFDGTVEFEVAGVFESTPMNRHLRPQILISYATLHHFIGKQVDQSFDWQNMYTYLKVNENANIIEAQLQLNNALQTRHGEALKAADSEWELDLQSVEQIHTTTQYVGEYNTGIDGSKLKYFIWIAAFVLLMVYLNSINITNARALNRAKEIGVRKVSGGNKNQLFIQFMLESLFINLIAVSIAAVIIAISGNFIVEGLNLNLPESTFTFNQLYPALFFLWIFGTLISGIYPATVLTSFSPSVVLKGRLTIKLKNTFARPLLVSQLVFCLVILSGILTVYYQLNHMREQELGITLNDKLVVRSPMLFVEGSGNYQEQMNNALTKIQGIKSVAAANEIPGNEVYWRTDNVHLEGGDKSGAMYSILNVGQNYFETFKIQLKAGRYFNSTLESGSEAIINEKAMANLGIDKPENAIGEQLFSNGNAVSIVGVIDNYRQQGVNNQISPMVLNYSSGDLNYYILDYNQAEVEKILPQVAASFNKLFPTSPFEYYFLDEHFDKQYKSELQFVKLFSIAAIIAIIVAVMGIVGVTTQLIIQRNKEISIRKIMGASFTDVLALVSREYLVWLSICFTVGIPLSYYLFSNWLDNFLIRIELGWWFFAIPVLLITIIFIGSTLFQTIKAAWVNPAETLKNE
- a CDS encoding ABC transporter permease, with the translated sequence MLLNYLKIALRNIKRHSLRSFIHVIGLSIGIAACFVIYNLVRYEYSFDQFHPEKEKIHRIMSVTGNAEEQWPNSGTHFPLAEAVRNELPLATEVNHFYTSNSVMISSADGEKNFGRQSGVIYADSSYFQMFPYQWLSGNRINALKNMNSIVLTEKAMQKYFGDISPNKAMGRELMVADSIPLKVTGVVADFKENSDFTFTEFISMATILNKESFRNEFHVDNWENVTSSSQLFIKIDPNDFHEAEKTLLAIRDKYIEQEDDWKTDFTLEPLNELHFSQPYSTKAADKKVINGLIAIGFFILFIACVNFINLETAQAKLRAKEVGVRKSLGSSRKQLIAQFLSETFLIIICAIIIALFLSELGIAYFKDLLPANLSFDYWSVNNVVFLSLLSIVILLLSGFYPALLLSGYSPVKALKGDRTFKKGFDFQYFLRKNLTVLQFTLSIAFIIIVMAVSGQIDYLLKKDVGFNKEAVMYTFTAFDFDDQRNQVLKEELKKYSFIQDVSLSSEMLISQGLWTTSISLAEDTSDFELGIQIKKADTSYINLYDVPLIAGRNYRIDSDETLINEMAASKLGFENPEEAIGERIDYNNEELIIVGIFKDVHTQSMYSAIRPMMIKTDNNGLFTTNIKLKPNIDLVTAKEQMQASYRSIYPNENHEFKFLDKTVENFYQSELRMKRVLGFATVVAILISCLGLFGLSSFTIAQRTKEISIRKVLGASLSNILILITKEYAFLIAIAFVLSIYPAWYFLNNWLSNFQYRMELSALTFIVAGIIAFVLSLLIVGLHSLKAANSNPAEVLKDE
- a CDS encoding ABC transporter permease; amino-acid sequence: MFKHNLLIIYRNFKRFKSTFFINLLGLSTGMACALLIFLWVNDELSIDKFHENDDQLYQVYLHHDEKGETRTAPPVPALLADVLEEEVPEVLTAVEDTDTNEFGDSFSLTTGDDKMKARGKFSGEGYFQLFSFTFLKGNAETALADKKA